In Paenibacillus algicola, a genomic segment contains:
- a CDS encoding sugar ABC transporter ATP-binding protein has translation MSGTRLSAEPQRKDTAAPLLEMKGISISFPGVKALSDVNFELQAGRAHALIGANGAGKSTLMKILAGAYSHYKGEIVVEGSKAVIASPRDAKDLGIQVVYQEVDTALIPNLTVAENIMLESMVHSMKGSHVIRWQALHEQAQAALARMNVYISTRKLVQELTLAEKQMVLIARSVIKQCRILVLDEPTAPLSRSETDQLFKLVRKLKGEGVSVIFISHRLPELYEICDDITILRDGQRVTSDVIHNLTQEEIVEHMLNARMEQQFPLRKKVKGEAALTVSHLSDREGKVSDVSFTMHQGEIIGLAGLVGAGKTELCRALFGAAKHSGEVVLNGRRLRISTPHDAVRQGLALVPEERRREGIFVEESVSVNLTAAMLSRFCRWGSWISFKKEAQSSEMIIDSLGIKTPGGHTKTGSLSGGNQQKVAIGKWLLVDADVYMFDEPTKGVDVGAKRDIFELVAELAARGKCVLYASSELSEIMGISDRVYVMYDGRIVKELETSNSSEEELLLYCTGGGLTT, from the coding sequence ATGTCAGGCACCCGTCTGTCTGCCGAACCGCAAAGGAAGGATACGGCAGCCCCGTTGCTGGAGATGAAGGGCATCTCGATTTCATTTCCGGGAGTAAAGGCGTTATCGGATGTGAATTTTGAACTGCAGGCCGGAAGAGCCCATGCGCTGATCGGCGCGAATGGAGCCGGCAAATCCACCCTGATGAAGATTCTGGCAGGTGCGTACAGCCACTATAAGGGTGAGATTGTGGTGGAGGGCAGCAAGGCTGTCATTGCTTCACCGCGAGATGCTAAGGATCTCGGCATTCAGGTTGTGTATCAGGAGGTCGATACGGCTCTGATCCCGAATCTGACTGTTGCCGAGAACATTATGCTGGAGTCTATGGTACATAGCATGAAGGGAAGCCATGTCATCCGCTGGCAGGCACTGCACGAGCAGGCGCAGGCCGCACTTGCGCGGATGAATGTCTATATCTCCACACGAAAGCTCGTACAGGAATTGACCCTGGCGGAGAAGCAAATGGTGCTGATTGCCCGTTCGGTGATCAAGCAATGCCGCATTCTGGTGCTGGACGAGCCGACAGCACCGCTGAGCCGCAGCGAAACAGATCAGCTCTTCAAGCTGGTGCGCAAGCTGAAGGGAGAAGGCGTCAGTGTCATCTTCATCTCCCATCGTCTCCCGGAGTTGTATGAAATCTGTGACGATATTACGATTCTCCGAGACGGTCAGCGGGTAACCTCTGATGTCATCCACAACCTGACCCAGGAGGAGATCGTCGAGCATATGCTGAATGCCCGGATGGAGCAGCAGTTTCCGCTTCGCAAGAAGGTGAAGGGGGAGGCTGCCTTGACCGTCAGTCATTTGTCCGACCGCGAAGGCAAGGTCAGTGATGTAAGCTTCACGATGCACCAGGGAGAAATTATCGGCCTGGCCGGACTCGTTGGTGCTGGGAAGACCGAGCTGTGCCGGGCCTTGTTCGGGGCTGCCAAGCATTCCGGCGAGGTGGTGCTGAATGGCCGCAGGCTGCGGATTTCAACCCCGCACGATGCAGTGCGCCAGGGGCTGGCGCTGGTGCCGGAGGAACGGCGGCGCGAAGGCATTTTTGTCGAGGAATCGGTATCCGTGAATCTGACGGCAGCGATGCTGTCGAGGTTCTGCCGGTGGGGCTCCTGGATCAGCTTCAAGAAGGAGGCGCAGTCCTCCGAGATGATTATCGACAGCCTGGGGATCAAGACCCCGGGCGGCCATACGAAGACGGGGAGCTTGTCCGGCGGCAATCAGCAGAAGGTAGCCATCGGCAAGTGGCTGCTGGTAGATGCCGATGTTTACATGTTCGATGAGCCGACCAAGGGAGTGGATGTCGGCGCGAAGCGGGACATTTTCGAGCTGGTGGCGGAGCTGGCGGCACGCGGCAAATGCGTGCTGTACGCTTCCAGTGAGCTGTCCGAAATCATGGGCATTTCCGACCGGGTCTACGTCATGTATGACGGCCGGATTGTCAAGGAGCTGGAAACATCGAACAGCAGCGAGGAAGAGCTGCTTCTGTATTGCACTGGAGGGGGATTAACGACATGA
- a CDS encoding ABC transporter permease, translating to MNTSAGARNKPAQSAFDFLYKYGTLITVVVLIAVFGLLNENFLSSGNVINILRSISIVTIIAVGLTVSLAVGGFDLSVGSTASLANALVISFFVWHGQNIGVGIVLTLIFCLVVGVINAFLVINFKIQDMLMTLATMFVFQGVALTYTRGATVSQNMIMPSGEYAEGRIPGLFEKIGQVPWIIVIMLLVVVIVHLFLTYTKHGRYMYMIGGNREAAELSGIAVSRYRLTAYLLSALFAAIGGIILGARVMNAEVNAGGPYLMDAVAAAFIGYSVLGSGKPNALGTFVGAVLIGILQNGLIMMSVPYYAMDIVKGSVLALALAVTYYKKKH from the coding sequence ATGAATACATCAGCGGGTGCCCGGAACAAGCCGGCACAGAGCGCATTTGATTTTTTGTACAAATATGGAACCTTGATCACGGTCGTCGTGCTGATTGCGGTATTCGGCCTTTTGAATGAGAACTTCCTCAGCTCGGGAAACGTCATTAACATTCTGCGCTCAATCTCCATTGTGACCATTATTGCCGTGGGATTGACGGTATCTCTCGCGGTTGGGGGCTTTGATCTCTCCGTCGGCTCTACAGCCTCCCTGGCCAATGCGCTGGTCATTTCCTTCTTCGTCTGGCACGGGCAAAATATAGGCGTCGGCATCGTGCTGACACTGATCTTCTGTCTGGTGGTCGGCGTGATTAATGCGTTTCTCGTCATTAATTTCAAAATTCAGGATATGCTGATGACGCTGGCCACGATGTTCGTGTTTCAGGGCGTCGCCTTAACCTATACACGGGGTGCTACCGTATCGCAGAACATGATTATGCCAAGCGGTGAGTACGCTGAGGGCCGAATTCCCGGATTATTCGAAAAAATCGGCCAAGTGCCATGGATCATCGTTATCATGCTGCTCGTCGTGGTCATCGTGCACCTGTTCCTGACCTACACCAAGCACGGCCGCTACATGTACATGATCGGCGGCAACCGTGAGGCTGCCGAGCTGTCCGGCATCGCGGTCAGCCGATACCGGCTGACGGCGTACCTGCTTTCGGCACTATTTGCGGCCATCGGCGGAATCATCCTGGGTGCCCGCGTTATGAACGCGGAGGTCAATGCAGGCGGTCCGTATTTAATGGATGCTGTAGCGGCCGCCTTTATCGGCTATTCCGTGCTTGGGTCCGGCAAACCGAATGCGCTGGGAACCTTTGTCGGCGCTGTGCTGATCGGGATTCTGCAGAACGGCCTCATTATGATGTCGGTTCCTTACTACGCTATGGATATCGTAAAGGGCTCCGTGCTGGCGCTGGCGCTTGCGGTGACGTATTACAAGAAGAAGCATTAA
- a CDS encoding acyl-CoA thioesterase codes for MRKTTFVQPDPQSWLQTFHFAFPIRIRYCETDMLGHVNNVSYFMYFEQGRIEYFEHLGLTEELFSQKAVSVVADLECQYLAQLYLKDPLMLHVKVAEIGRSSMDVQYAVVVEDQLKAAGRGTIVLIDTESGKSKPVSEHARKIIEHFEGRAPA; via the coding sequence GTGAGAAAGACGACCTTTGTACAGCCGGACCCTCAGAGCTGGCTGCAGACCTTCCATTTTGCATTTCCTATCAGAATCCGTTACTGTGAGACCGACATGCTCGGACATGTGAATAACGTGAGCTATTTCATGTACTTCGAACAAGGGCGGATTGAATATTTTGAGCATTTGGGACTGACGGAGGAGCTGTTTAGCCAAAAGGCGGTTTCTGTGGTTGCAGACCTGGAGTGTCAGTATCTGGCACAGCTCTATCTGAAGGATCCGCTGATGCTGCATGTGAAGGTAGCGGAGATTGGCCGCTCCTCCATGGATGTGCAGTATGCGGTGGTGGTTGAGGATCAGCTGAAGGCGGCCGGACGTGGAACCATCGTGCTGATCGACACCGAAAGCGGTAAGAGCAAGCCGGTTTCGGAGCATGCCCGGAAGATCATTGAACACTTTGAAGGACGAGCCCCGGCTTAG
- a CDS encoding Gfo/Idh/MocA family protein, whose protein sequence is MRFGIIGTNWITERFIQAAMENDRFTLTAVYSRTAEKGSEFASKYDPRPAVYTDISEMAASPDVDAVYIASPNSFHAEQAILCMKAGKHVLCEKPLASNTAEVQAMVDAARNSNVLLMEGMKSTQMPNFKAVRDHLYKLGRIRRYVASYGQYSSRYDAFLAGTVLNAFNPQFSNGSLMDLGVYCIYPAAVLFGRPESIKSEGILLSSGVDGEGSLLLRYPEMDAVIMHSKISDSYLPAEIQGENGTMVIDKINQPYNVKIHYRDGTIEEITQTQTHESMYYELDEFIDVLEAGKRESEINSHEASIITAEIAEEARRQIGLVYPADQQTADK, encoded by the coding sequence GTGCGATTCGGAATTATTGGAACCAACTGGATTACAGAACGTTTTATTCAGGCCGCGATGGAGAATGACCGGTTTACCTTGACTGCCGTGTACTCTCGGACAGCGGAGAAGGGATCAGAGTTCGCTTCGAAATATGATCCTCGTCCGGCGGTATATACAGACATCTCGGAAATGGCTGCGAGCCCCGATGTGGACGCGGTGTATATCGCGAGTCCCAATTCGTTTCACGCAGAGCAGGCCATTCTGTGCATGAAGGCAGGCAAGCATGTGCTGTGTGAGAAGCCGCTGGCTTCTAATACTGCCGAGGTTCAGGCGATGGTGGATGCTGCCCGGAACAGCAACGTGCTGCTCATGGAGGGCATGAAGTCCACACAGATGCCGAATTTCAAAGCGGTTCGCGATCATTTGTACAAGCTGGGGCGTATTCGGCGTTATGTGGCTTCATATGGCCAATATTCTTCGCGCTATGATGCTTTCCTTGCAGGCACGGTGCTCAATGCGTTCAACCCGCAGTTCTCCAACGGCTCGCTGATGGATTTGGGCGTGTACTGCATCTACCCGGCGGCTGTGCTCTTCGGCAGACCGGAGTCCATCAAGTCGGAAGGGATTCTGCTCTCCTCCGGTGTGGACGGTGAGGGAAGCCTGCTGCTGCGCTATCCGGAGATGGATGCCGTGATCATGCATTCCAAGATCAGCGACTCCTATCTGCCGGCCGAAATCCAAGGCGAGAACGGGACGATGGTCATCGACAAAATCAATCAGCCGTACAACGTCAAGATTCATTACCGCGACGGCACGATTGAAGAGATCACACAAACCCAGACGCATGAGTCCATGTACTATGAGCTGGATGAATTTATCGACGTGCTGGAAGCCGGCAAGCGGGAGAGTGAGATCAACTCGCATGAGGCCTCCATCATTACCGCGGAAATCGCGGAGGAAGCCAGGCGCCAGATCGGTCTGGTGTATCCTGCCGATCAGCAGACCGCAGACAAGTAA
- a CDS encoding fatty acid desaturase: MAQANSLSHLKKNVAPYENIDTKASIRQLINTLLPLVVLWYLAYLSLSVSYWLTLPIAMVAAGFVVRTFIIFHDCCHQSFFKSRRANEILGTITGVITLCPYQQWKTTHSIHHATSSNLDKRGIGDIWVLTVSEYEQASFWTKVRYRIYRNPLVMFILGPIFIFVIDYRFNRKEAKRKERISTYITNLSLVGLYALLCWAIGWEAFLLVQGPVFLFSGMMGIWLFYVQHQFEDTYYEHDEEWSYVNAAVEGSSYYKLPKVLQWITGNIGFHHVHHLSPRVPNYNLEKAHNATPPLQKATTITMRTSFKALSFRLWDEEAKLFISFKELRQRRRQKQLDSERAVTKLKTGTN, translated from the coding sequence ATGGCTCAGGCTAATTCACTGTCCCATCTAAAGAAAAATGTCGCTCCCTACGAAAATATTGATACGAAGGCCAGCATTCGGCAGCTCATCAATACGCTGCTTCCATTGGTCGTCCTATGGTATTTGGCCTATCTAAGCCTGTCGGTATCGTACTGGCTGACACTGCCGATTGCTATGGTAGCGGCCGGCTTCGTGGTTCGTACCTTTATCATTTTTCATGACTGCTGCCACCAATCCTTCTTCAAAAGCCGCCGGGCCAATGAAATACTAGGCACGATTACCGGTGTCATCACGCTCTGTCCTTACCAGCAATGGAAAACAACACATTCCATCCACCATGCAACGAGCAGCAATCTCGATAAGAGAGGCATCGGTGACATTTGGGTGCTGACCGTAAGTGAATATGAGCAGGCCTCGTTCTGGACGAAGGTTCGTTACCGTATCTACCGGAATCCGCTGGTTATGTTTATCTTGGGACCGATCTTTATCTTCGTGATTGACTACCGCTTTAACCGCAAGGAAGCGAAGCGCAAGGAACGGATCAGCACGTACATTACGAATCTTTCTCTGGTTGGATTGTATGCATTGCTGTGCTGGGCAATCGGCTGGGAAGCGTTCCTGCTGGTGCAGGGTCCGGTCTTCCTGTTCTCCGGGATGATGGGCATCTGGCTGTTCTACGTACAGCACCAGTTTGAAGATACGTACTATGAGCATGATGAGGAATGGAGCTATGTGAACGCAGCGGTGGAAGGAAGCTCTTACTACAAGCTGCCGAAGGTGCTGCAATGGATTACCGGTAATATCGGCTTCCACCATGTGCATCATCTGAGCCCGAGAGTGCCGAATTACAATCTGGAGAAGGCGCATAATGCCACACCTCCCCTGCAAAAAGCAACGACCATCACGATGCGCACCAGCTTCAAAGCGCTCAGCTTCCGTCTATGGGATGAGGAAGCAAAGCTGTTCATCAGCTTCAAGGAGCTGCGGCAGCGCCGGCGGCAGAAGCAGCTGGATTCCGAGCGTGCGGTTACGAAGCTGAAGACAGGCACGAATTAA
- a CDS encoding sensor histidine kinase, translating to MQKWYQIFQKNTGLNPYVWVVFYILPFYFIFRSTSTYQIVIGIVMILAFFCCYVLSFQAKGWLIYFWTSVQILISVTMSLLFGYVYFSLFLAFFIGNIRNRVGFFTLYTIHLIATILTVNYGFVSKNPFFITQLPFVLVSVVAVVLLPITTFNRNNNDRLQVQLEDANKKISELVKLEERQRIARDLHDTLGQKLSLIGLKSDLAGKLVMKDPGRAQEEIQDVRQTARLALKEVRELVTQMRGTRLVDEMFRIRQILKAAQIELHLDGDAEDINLSLMNENVLSMCLKEAVTNIVKHSTARECWISVKPNATELVVSVRDNGVGFSGERAYTRGNGLRGMWERLEFVNGSMDIKSDHGTLLTLRVPQVLKQPGKEAGI from the coding sequence ATGCAAAAGTGGTACCAGATTTTCCAGAAAAACACGGGGCTAAATCCTTACGTGTGGGTCGTCTTTTATATTCTGCCGTTTTATTTTATTTTCCGTTCGACCTCGACCTATCAGATTGTCATCGGTATTGTCATGATTTTGGCGTTCTTCTGCTGCTACGTGCTGTCGTTTCAGGCCAAGGGCTGGTTGATTTATTTCTGGACGAGCGTGCAGATTTTAATTTCGGTTACGATGTCTTTGCTCTTTGGCTATGTGTATTTCTCTTTATTTCTGGCCTTTTTCATCGGGAATATCCGGAACCGGGTCGGCTTCTTCACGCTGTACACCATCCATCTCATTGCTACGATTCTGACGGTCAACTACGGCTTTGTCTCCAAAAACCCGTTCTTTATCACGCAGCTGCCGTTCGTGCTGGTCAGTGTCGTAGCTGTGGTGCTGCTGCCGATCACGACGTTTAACCGCAACAACAATGACCGCCTGCAGGTTCAGCTGGAGGATGCTAACAAGAAAATTTCCGAGCTCGTCAAGCTGGAGGAGCGGCAGCGGATTGCAAGAGACCTTCATGATACGCTGGGACAGAAGCTGTCCTTGATCGGATTGAAGAGTGATCTCGCCGGCAAGCTGGTCATGAAGGATCCCGGCAGGGCTCAAGAGGAGATTCAGGATGTGCGCCAGACCGCGAGACTGGCCTTAAAGGAGGTCCGGGAGCTGGTCACCCAGATGAGGGGGACACGGCTGGTGGATGAGATGTTCCGGATACGGCAGATTCTCAAGGCGGCGCAGATTGAGCTTCATCTGGATGGAGATGCCGAAGACATCAATCTGTCATTGATGAACGAAAATGTACTGAGTATGTGCCTGAAGGAAGCAGTGACGAATATTGTCAAGCATAGCACTGCCCGGGAATGCTGGATCAGCGTCAAGCCGAATGCAACCGAGCTGGTTGTGTCCGTGCGGGACAACGGTGTCGGGTTCTCAGGCGAGAGAGCTTACACACGGGGAAATGGCCTGCGCGGCATGTGGGAGCGGCTGGAGTTCGTAAATGGAAGTATGGACATCAAGTCGGACCATGGGACCCTGCTTACACTGAGGGTGCCTCAGGTGTTGAAACAGCCCGGGAAGGAGGCAGGGATATGA
- a CDS encoding response regulator transcription factor yields MITVVIAEDQRMLLGALASLLDLEEDMQVVGTAGNGEDAVKLVHLRQPDICIMDIEMPLKSGLEAAEELRGQGCKIMILTTFARPGYFERALKAGAHGYLLKDSPSEELATSIRSIMQGRRIYAPELVDEAYGEENPLTPREKEVLGLIADGKNTKEIASELFLTTGTVRNYISVILDKLGVSNRIEAITRFKEKGWFK; encoded by the coding sequence ATGATTACGGTCGTCATTGCAGAAGATCAGAGGATGCTGCTGGGAGCACTGGCTTCGCTTCTGGATCTGGAGGAGGATATGCAGGTAGTGGGAACGGCTGGTAACGGAGAGGATGCGGTCAAGCTGGTGCATCTTCGTCAGCCGGACATCTGTATTATGGACATTGAAATGCCTCTGAAGAGCGGACTGGAAGCCGCCGAGGAGCTGCGGGGGCAAGGCTGCAAGATTATGATTCTGACAACCTTCGCGAGACCGGGGTATTTCGAGCGTGCCCTGAAGGCAGGAGCCCATGGCTATCTGCTGAAAGACAGTCCCAGTGAAGAGCTGGCTACGTCGATCCGAAGCATTATGCAGGGTCGCCGGATCTATGCGCCGGAGCTGGTGGATGAAGCGTACGGGGAAGAGAATCCGCTGACCCCGCGGGAGAAGGAAGTGCTGGGGCTGATCGCTGACGGCAAGAACACGAAGGAGATCGCCAGCGAGCTGTTTCTGACGACCGGCACAGTCCGTAATTATATCTCGGTCATTCTGGATAAGCTGGGTGTCAGCAACCGGATTGAAGCCATTACACGCTTTAAGGAAAAAGGCTGGTTCAAGTGA
- a CDS encoding chromate transporter encodes MVLEWLQVFISFLVSNVLGYGGGPASIPLMYEYIVAQRGWLSDYEFSNMLALGNSLPGPIATKIAAYVGYGVTGWVGFAAALTATVVPSAAALIILLKVLQKHRTSPVVKGMTLLVQPVIAIMMAVLTWQMAQSSAASIGLLQSLGIAAAAFWAMNIRKLHPALVILAAFAYGALVLSRSM; translated from the coding sequence ATAGTCTTGGAATGGCTTCAGGTATTTATAAGCTTTCTGGTGTCCAACGTCCTCGGCTATGGCGGCGGCCCGGCATCCATCCCGCTTATGTATGAGTATATTGTGGCGCAGCGGGGCTGGCTGAGTGATTACGAGTTCTCCAATATGCTCGCGCTCGGCAATTCACTGCCTGGTCCGATTGCCACCAAGATCGCGGCCTACGTGGGATATGGGGTGACTGGCTGGGTTGGCTTTGCCGCTGCACTTACGGCCACCGTGGTTCCATCTGCGGCAGCGCTCATCATCCTCTTGAAGGTGCTGCAGAAGCACCGGACCTCACCGGTCGTCAAGGGCATGACCCTGCTCGTTCAGCCAGTGATCGCCATCATGATGGCCGTGCTGACCTGGCAGATGGCCCAAAGCTCTGCGGCCTCCATCGGCCTGCTGCAGAGCCTTGGCATTGCTGCTGCAGCCTTCTGGGCGATGAACATTCGCAAGCTCCATCCGGCCCTCGTCATCCTGGCTGCTTTTGCATACGGTGCGCTTGTGCTCTCCAGGAGCATGTAG
- a CDS encoding chromate transporter yields MQLSLAMLRTGILGYGGGPSVIPLIRHEAVIRYGWLTLDEFGETLALANALPGPIATKMAAYLGYQQKKTPGAIIAVLSHILPTCFAMIALFSAVQVLSSSSIIAGMIAGVTPVIAVMLGTMAYEFGEKAVKGLGLAAGSLSFIIAFLLLQQIQLHPAVVIMLFLAYGAMHYKLLARWKRQRAARKEE; encoded by the coding sequence ATGCAGCTAAGTCTGGCCATGCTTCGAACCGGGATTCTGGGCTACGGGGGTGGGCCCTCGGTCATTCCGCTGATCCGCCATGAGGCTGTCATCCGTTACGGATGGCTGACCCTGGATGAGTTCGGAGAAACCTTGGCACTCGCGAACGCTCTTCCGGGACCCATCGCTACCAAGATGGCCGCCTACCTTGGCTACCAGCAAAAAAAGACCCCGGGAGCAATCATCGCTGTGCTGTCACATATTTTGCCGACCTGCTTCGCCATGATTGCCCTGTTCTCGGCCGTCCAGGTGCTCAGCAGCTCCAGCATCATTGCCGGCATGATTGCGGGCGTGACCCCGGTCATCGCCGTTATGCTCGGCACCATGGCCTATGAATTCGGGGAAAAGGCCGTCAAGGGACTTGGCCTTGCTGCCGGCAGTCTCTCTTTTATCATTGCCTTTCTGCTGCTGCAGCAGATCCAGCTTCACCCCGCCGTCGTCATTATGCTGTTTCTGGCTTACGGGGCTATGCACTACAAGCTCCTCGCCCGCTGGAAGCGGCAGCGAGCAGCACGGAAGGAGGAATAG
- a CDS encoding PH domain-containing protein, producing MSELDSRQRLHRWYILFPLASVIRTLLPALALLLVRVMGDNPFPPVFWLWSSLSLVVTLILLLLYGWRRWRRFTYELKPDKLLLQKGVWFREEQSIYIARIHSVHVEQPLLQRLLGLAQIKIETSGKNEDGGKLPAISKPEARKLQLWLQEPRHVQAEEESSGTLFPGNEQPEPQPPENQAGQQASSPGEVKARTVLLRVTPGRLLLAALTSSNFSLALAFLAAIGSLADDLLPDPMYNRLFREAGQLLSGSWITAAAAAFILAWLLSAILYTVQYAGFTVERAGRQIIVTRGLLERKELIFSPERVQAVTVKEGLLRQPFRYSEVRLHVLTSGDDKQLVLHPMLRLSEVNSLMNSIVPQFQAQTIDTTPPRRALWLYIRSDAMLAAALSAGCIWIFEDLGLWSLLLLPLSLLHAIWAFRDAGMSLHEKQLTLRTRRLARHTRYVRRPQVVSFTVRSTRAQRKRRLRSFHVSLLSSQYDGKILGMEQDEVERVRQWFMKLEDTERNFCGEIKL from the coding sequence ATGTCTGAGCTGGATTCCCGGCAGCGGCTGCACCGATGGTATATCCTTTTCCCCTTGGCTTCCGTGATCCGCACACTGCTGCCGGCTTTGGCGCTGCTGCTGGTTCGAGTGATGGGGGACAATCCGTTTCCGCCCGTCTTTTGGCTGTGGAGCTCGCTAAGCCTTGTTGTTACGCTCATCCTGCTGCTGCTTTACGGCTGGAGAAGATGGAGGCGGTTTACCTACGAATTAAAGCCTGACAAGCTATTGCTTCAAAAAGGAGTCTGGTTCCGGGAAGAGCAGTCCATTTATATCGCCCGGATTCACTCTGTGCATGTAGAGCAGCCGCTGCTTCAAAGGCTGCTCGGGCTGGCCCAGATCAAAATCGAAACCTCCGGCAAGAATGAAGACGGCGGCAAGCTTCCCGCCATCTCCAAGCCCGAAGCCCGAAAGCTGCAGTTATGGCTGCAGGAGCCCCGGCATGTGCAGGCTGAAGAGGAGTCATCCGGGACACTTTTCCCGGGAAATGAGCAGCCTGAACCACAACCTCCAGAGAATCAGGCTGGTCAGCAGGCTTCTTCTCCTGGAGAGGTGAAAGCACGTACCGTCCTGCTGCGAGTGACGCCGGGGAGGCTGCTGCTCGCCGCGCTGACCTCCTCCAACTTCTCGCTGGCCCTGGCGTTTCTGGCAGCCATCGGCTCTTTGGCCGACGATTTACTTCCGGACCCTATGTACAACCGGTTGTTCCGGGAAGCCGGTCAGCTCTTGTCCGGAAGCTGGATCACCGCCGCCGCAGCTGCATTCATCCTGGCCTGGCTGCTGTCGGCCATTCTTTACACAGTGCAGTACGCCGGGTTTACGGTAGAACGCGCTGGACGTCAAATCATCGTCACCCGTGGGCTGCTGGAGAGAAAGGAGCTGATCTTCTCTCCAGAGCGCGTACAAGCCGTCACCGTCAAGGAGGGACTGCTGCGCCAGCCCTTCCGTTACAGTGAAGTAAGGCTTCACGTCCTGACCTCGGGTGACGACAAGCAGCTTGTCCTCCATCCGATGCTTCGGCTCAGCGAGGTTAACAGCCTGATGAACAGCATCGTGCCCCAGTTTCAAGCCCAGACTATAGATACTACGCCTCCCCGCCGGGCACTGTGGCTTTATATAAGATCTGATGCGATGCTTGCAGCAGCACTGAGTGCCGGATGCATCTGGATCTTTGAGGATCTCGGCCTGTGGTCACTGCTGCTGCTGCCCTTGTCCCTGCTTCACGCGATCTGGGCGTTCCGCGATGCTGGTATGTCGCTGCACGAAAAACAACTCACGCTCCGTACACGTCGGCTCGCCCGCCATACTCGTTATGTCCGGCGGCCGCAGGTCGTCAGCTTCACCGTGAGAAGCACCCGTGCTCAGCGTAAGCGCAGGCTGCGCTCGTTCCATGTCAGCCTGCTGTCGAGCCAATATGACGGAAAGATCTTGGGCATGGAGCAGGATGAGGTAGAGCGTGTGCGACAATGGTTCATGAAACTAGAGGATACAGAAAGGAATTTTTGCGGTGAAATCAAACTCTAA
- a CDS encoding PH domain-containing protein, with the protein MSEHVEALQRCHPDTVKVYRIYSIGGSALFLLLAAAYLYLAGRQDWPLFPGWAALAGTLPAALWLVLTAPRLWHETFGFRVSAEQLEISSGIFFMRDTIIPMTRVQHVELESGPLLRRYGLAELKVVTAAKSHVIRALSSEEAERLKAVIGKLAQVVDEDV; encoded by the coding sequence ATGTCAGAACACGTAGAGGCGCTGCAGCGCTGCCATCCCGATACGGTCAAAGTATATCGAATCTACAGCATTGGCGGCAGCGCCTTATTCCTGCTCCTTGCAGCCGCCTATCTCTATCTTGCCGGCCGTCAGGACTGGCCGCTGTTCCCCGGATGGGCCGCCCTTGCAGGGACGCTCCCGGCTGCGCTGTGGCTGGTGCTTACTGCACCCCGCTTATGGCATGAGACCTTCGGGTTCCGGGTATCGGCAGAGCAGCTGGAAATATCGTCGGGGATCTTTTTTATGCGGGATACGATCATTCCCATGACCCGGGTGCAGCATGTAGAGCTGGAAAGCGGTCCCCTGCTTCGCCGCTATGGACTGGCAGAGCTCAAGGTGGTCACGGCCGCCAAATCCCATGTCATCCGGGCACTATCCAGCGAAGAGGCAGAGCGGCTGAAGGCCGTCATTGGAAAGCTGGCTCAGGTGGTGGATGAGGATGTCTGA